In one window of Pseudodesulfovibrio sp. S3 DNA:
- the bamD gene encoding outer membrane protein assembly factor BamD, with protein sequence MRRILVPAFVLILMLLSGCIWIDSYFLPPPEDTAQELYEAGMAAMDEKDYGDAQEYFTKLKDRFPFSPFALKGELALGDAYFLDDNFLFALETYKEFEALHPSNENLPYVLYQIASSNIGMFKSIDRRQENVKEALEYLYRLVETYPQSQYAEAAKGLILKGRRILAEHEIYMADFFWRTDQFGPAWHRYQYVVENFSDIPELRDYAVKRAEYSYFEYQKTLSESERQRIQGSWLLWVKKWL encoded by the coding sequence ATGCGCCGTATATTGGTCCCGGCCTTTGTGTTGATCCTGATGCTTCTTTCGGGATGCATCTGGATTGACAGTTATTTTCTGCCCCCGCCCGAGGATACGGCCCAGGAGCTGTATGAAGCGGGCATGGCAGCCATGGATGAGAAAGACTACGGGGACGCACAGGAATATTTTACCAAACTCAAGGATCGGTTTCCTTTCAGCCCGTTCGCCCTCAAGGGAGAACTGGCTCTGGGTGACGCCTACTTTTTGGATGATAATTTCCTTTTTGCCCTTGAAACATACAAGGAATTTGAGGCACTGCATCCCAGCAACGAGAACCTTCCCTACGTTCTCTACCAGATCGCCAGTTCCAACATCGGTATGTTCAAGTCCATTGACAGGCGGCAGGAGAACGTCAAAGAGGCACTTGAGTATCTCTATCGTCTTGTAGAGACCTATCCCCAGTCGCAGTATGCAGAAGCGGCCAAAGGCCTGATTCTCAAAGGCCGTCGGATTCTGGCGGAACACGAGATATACATGGCCGATTTCTTTTGGCGCACAGATCAATTTGGTCCGGCCTGGCATCGGTATCAATACGTGGTTGAGAATTTTTCGGACATTCCCGAGTTGCGTGATTACGCCGTCAAGCGCGCTGAGTATTCCTATTTTGAATACCAGAAGACCCTGTCCGAAAGTGAACGTCAGCGTATTCAGGGCAGTTGGTTGCTCTGGGTAAAAAAGTGGCTGTAA
- the trxB gene encoding thioredoxin-disulfide reductase has protein sequence MRSYDAVVIGGGPAGMTAALYLLRAGVKTVMIEKLSPGGQVLMTSEIENYPGFPKGLQGWELADKFANHLEEYDLDRINDEVRAIEVGSPLHTIRVGDEDVQAKTIILATGSRYRRLGIPGEERLLGRGVSYCALCDGNFFRDQDVAVIGGGNSALEEALYLARLVKKVYIIHRRQDFRGLLCYQDKCFTHEKIEIIRNTVVDEIQGEANVETLALRNTATGESSQLKIDGTFIFVGFEPIMNFVPNGVEKEKNGIVTDVEMRTNVPGIFAAGDIRAKQCRQVASAVGDGATAATAAFSYLEQLDV, from the coding sequence ATGAGATCTTATGACGCCGTAGTCATAGGGGGCGGCCCGGCAGGAATGACGGCTGCCCTTTATCTTTTACGGGCAGGTGTGAAAACTGTCATGATCGAAAAGCTGTCTCCGGGCGGCCAGGTCCTCATGACCTCTGAAATCGAGAACTACCCGGGATTTCCCAAGGGACTCCAGGGGTGGGAGTTGGCCGACAAGTTCGCCAACCATCTTGAGGAGTATGACCTCGATCGGATCAACGACGAGGTGCGTGCCATTGAAGTCGGTAGTCCCCTGCACACCATCAGGGTGGGGGATGAGGACGTGCAGGCCAAGACGATTATTCTTGCAACCGGTTCCCGGTATCGGAGACTCGGCATCCCCGGCGAGGAGCGTCTTCTCGGCAGGGGGGTATCCTATTGCGCCCTGTGTGACGGGAACTTCTTCCGTGACCAGGATGTCGCCGTCATCGGCGGTGGGAACTCTGCTCTTGAAGAGGCTTTGTACCTCGCTCGTCTGGTGAAAAAGGTGTATATCATCCATCGGAGACAGGACTTTCGCGGTTTGCTTTGCTATCAGGACAAGTGCTTTACTCACGAGAAAATCGAGATTATCCGTAACACGGTCGTGGATGAAATTCAGGGTGAGGCAAATGTCGAAACCCTGGCTCTCAGAAATACCGCTACCGGTGAGTCGTCTCAATTAAAAATTGACGGCACTTTCATTTTTGTCGGGTTCGAACCGATCATGAATTTTGTGCCGAACGGTGTCGAGAAGGAAAAAAACGGCATTGTGACCGATGTCGAGATGCGGACAAACGTCCCCGGTATTTTTGCCGCTGGAGACATTCGAGCCAAGCAATGCCGTCAGGTTGCTTCTGCCGTAGGTGATGGCGCCACTGCTGCCACTGCCGCCTTTTCATATCTTGAGCAATTGGACGTTTAG
- the trxA gene encoding thioredoxin, which translates to MANQITDGTFEQDVLQSDLPVLIDFWAPWCGPCRAMGPVIDELAEEFDGQVKIVKMNVDENSATPGKYGIRAIPTLILFKGGEVVDQSTGAVSKSSIKEMITKKAL; encoded by the coding sequence ATGGCGAACCAGATCACAGACGGTACTTTTGAGCAGGATGTCTTGCAGAGCGACCTCCCTGTCCTCATCGATTTTTGGGCGCCTTGGTGCGGTCCTTGTCGAGCCATGGGGCCTGTCATTGACGAACTTGCCGAAGAGTTCGACGGTCAGGTGAAAATCGTCAAGATGAACGTGGACGAGAACTCCGCCACTCCGGGCAAATATGGCATCCGTGCTATCCCGACCCTGATCCTGTTCAAGGGCGGCGAAGTCGTGGATCAGTCAACCGGTGCCGTATCCAAAAGCAGCATCAAGGAAATGATTACCAAGAAGGCGCTGTAA
- the tsaD gene encoding tRNA (adenosine(37)-N6)-threonylcarbamoyltransferase complex transferase subunit TsaD, translating into MLTLGIETSCDETAVALVADGRLLGEKLATQVDTHALFGGVVPEIASREHLRVLPRLFGELMRETGTRPEEIDTVAVARGPGLQGSLLVGVSFAKGLALSIGAALVGVNHLWAHLLAPGLDQELRFPALGLLVSGGHTHTYLISSPTEFELLGRTLDDAAGEAFDKVAKLLNFPYPGGRFIDQLAQESDPDTSLFPRPYIDNPSLDFSFSGLKTAVANYVADKPELVFESMADNDALQNLAPERRAALARVCASFNWSVADTLRIKVERALLKVGAVKSLVVAGGVAANTGVREIMKSVARSSGVQLILPDLTLCTDNGAMIAYAGWQLARAGYRHGLELEAIPRGRVVPLDWTRAAKEPEGEDVKFQAPS; encoded by the coding sequence ATGCTTACTCTTGGAATCGAGACCTCCTGCGATGAAACCGCTGTGGCCCTGGTGGCCGACGGACGGTTGCTGGGTGAAAAGCTGGCAACTCAGGTGGACACGCATGCCTTGTTCGGAGGCGTTGTTCCCGAGATAGCTTCGCGCGAGCACCTGCGGGTCTTGCCTCGTCTGTTCGGGGAACTGATGCGGGAGACCGGTACTCGCCCTGAAGAAATCGATACCGTGGCCGTGGCTCGAGGCCCAGGGCTTCAGGGCAGCCTGCTCGTGGGTGTCAGTTTTGCAAAGGGTCTTGCCCTGTCGATCGGTGCAGCATTGGTGGGCGTCAACCATTTGTGGGCGCACCTCCTTGCACCCGGCCTGGACCAGGAGTTGCGGTTTCCGGCACTCGGGCTTCTTGTTTCGGGCGGGCATACCCATACCTATCTGATCAGTTCGCCCACAGAATTTGAACTGCTTGGCAGGACATTGGATGACGCAGCTGGCGAAGCTTTTGACAAGGTTGCAAAATTATTGAACTTTCCATATCCTGGTGGCCGCTTCATCGATCAGTTGGCACAGGAGTCCGACCCGGATACCAGCCTGTTTCCGAGACCATACATCGATAACCCCAGCCTGGATTTCAGTTTCAGCGGTCTCAAGACGGCCGTGGCCAACTATGTTGCCGACAAGCCTGAGCTCGTGTTTGAATCCATGGCCGATAACGATGCTCTGCAAAATCTTGCACCGGAGAGGCGTGCTGCCCTTGCAAGGGTTTGCGCCTCCTTCAACTGGAGCGTGGCCGACACCTTGCGTATCAAGGTGGAGCGTGCATTGTTAAAAGTGGGTGCTGTCAAGAGCCTGGTTGTGGCCGGCGGGGTGGCAGCCAACACTGGGGTCAGGGAAATCATGAAATCCGTGGCTCGGAGCAGCGGAGTGCAGTTGATTTTGCCGGATTTGACATTATGTACGGACAATGGAGCTATGATAGCCTATGCCGGTTGGCAGCTTGCCCGGGCCGGGTACCGTCACGGGCTTGAACTTGAAGCCATCCCTCGGGGTCGCGTTGTTCCTTTGGACTGGACTCGCGCAGCCAAAGAGCCGGAGGGAGAGGATGTGAAATTTCAGGCTCCTTCTTGA
- the fbp gene encoding class 1 fructose-bisphosphatase, whose protein sequence is MSQQVTVTEHILLHQKMVPGATGQFTRLFNEIVLSAKIIGRAVNKAGLVDVLGFTGEVNVQGEEVKKLDEYANRILIHRLSRSGVLCAMASEENADIIEVPESLPRGDYIIIFDPLDGSSNIDVNVNIGTIFSIFKRKSSPEAALMSGDVLQKGSEQVAAGYILYGSSTMLVFTCGEGVHGFTLDPSVGEFLLSHPNIRIPEQGKIYSVNEGYERYWDRFTKQALAYFKSPKNALRKPYSGRYIGSLVADFHRNLLYGGIFMYPADLRDPKKPSGKLRLTCECNPMAFIAEQAGGMATDGLNRVMDIEPDQLHQRIPFFCGSLNDVMVVQDIFETGARRKKNK, encoded by the coding sequence ATGTCACAACAGGTTACGGTCACAGAACATATTCTTTTGCACCAGAAAATGGTGCCGGGTGCCACAGGGCAATTCACGAGGCTATTCAATGAAATAGTCCTGTCGGCCAAGATCATTGGTCGTGCCGTAAACAAGGCCGGTTTGGTCGATGTCCTCGGATTTACGGGTGAGGTCAACGTTCAGGGCGAGGAAGTCAAGAAACTTGATGAATATGCCAACCGCATCCTCATCCATCGCCTGTCCCGTTCCGGCGTACTCTGCGCCATGGCCTCGGAAGAAAACGCGGATATCATCGAGGTCCCGGAATCGCTTCCCCGGGGCGACTACATCATCATTTTCGACCCTCTTGACGGCTCTTCGAATATCGACGTCAATGTCAACATAGGCACCATATTTTCCATCTTCAAGCGCAAGAGCAGCCCCGAAGCTGCCCTCATGTCCGGGGATGTCTTGCAGAAGGGCAGCGAGCAGGTTGCGGCCGGGTATATTCTTTACGGCTCTTCCACCATGCTGGTTTTCACCTGTGGCGAAGGTGTCCACGGCTTCACCCTGGACCCCAGCGTAGGGGAATTCCTCCTGTCGCATCCGAATATCCGTATCCCGGAGCAGGGCAAGATCTATTCGGTCAACGAGGGGTATGAGCGGTACTGGGATCGGTTTACCAAACAGGCGCTGGCATATTTCAAATCGCCCAAAAATGCGCTGAGAAAGCCTTACAGCGGTCGGTATATCGGCTCTCTTGTCGCAGATTTTCATCGTAATCTGCTCTATGGCGGGATTTTCATGTACCCCGCAGATCTGCGCGATCCAAAGAAGCCTTCCGGCAAGCTTCGGCTGACCTGCGAATGCAATCCCATGGCCTTTATCGCCGAACAGGCCGGCGGGATGGCCACTGACGGATTGAACAGAGTCATGGACATAGAGCCCGATCAGTTGCACCAACGCATTCCTTTTTTCTGTGGTTCCCTCAACGACGTCATGGTCGTTCAGGATATTTTCGAGACCGGGGCCAGAAGAAAAAAGAACAAGTAA
- a CDS encoding tetratricopeptide repeat protein, which produces MNKKIEWYQEVLSLEPGSRVFFPLAKLFVENGQPEDAVNTLRQGLDRHPDYLEARMLLVELLTELERESEVHDQLERVINSLRDYPAFWRGWARSLPQEQRDLSVFLMLVASNLSGDIIKWTDVVFEGIGTLADRLVGAPLPPPTDGPPSFTLPRVERETTMSPDLGGHGFRHGSGAFRTKTMADLLASQGDVDGALEIYRELLQSTMSDERRSELQERIVHLEQGRENKTGAELGDAFSVHAKNRLISTLETLASRFEARVQS; this is translated from the coding sequence ATGAACAAGAAAATTGAATGGTATCAGGAAGTTCTCTCCTTGGAGCCCGGTTCAAGGGTGTTTTTCCCCTTGGCAAAACTGTTCGTGGAGAACGGACAGCCTGAAGACGCCGTCAATACACTACGCCAAGGGCTTGATCGGCATCCCGATTATCTTGAGGCCCGTATGCTCCTGGTGGAGCTTTTGACGGAACTGGAGAGGGAGTCTGAGGTCCATGATCAGCTTGAACGGGTCATCAATTCGCTCAGGGATTATCCGGCTTTTTGGCGTGGGTGGGCCAGGAGTCTGCCACAGGAACAGCGCGACCTTTCAGTTTTCTTGATGCTGGTGGCATCCAATCTTTCAGGCGACATCATCAAATGGACCGATGTGGTCTTCGAAGGAATCGGCACTTTGGCCGACCGCTTGGTGGGTGCGCCTCTTCCGCCGCCGACAGATGGCCCTCCCTCGTTTACCCTGCCAAGGGTGGAGCGGGAAACGACAATGAGTCCGGACTTGGGCGGGCACGGATTTCGTCACGGTTCCGGGGCATTTCGCACCAAGACCATGGCCGACCTCCTGGCCTCTCAGGGCGATGTGGATGGCGCACTTGAAATCTACCGGGAATTGTTGCAATCAACCATGTCCGACGAGCGACGTTCCGAGTTGCAGGAACGGATTGTGCATCTAGAGCAGGGCCGGGAAAACAAAACCGGAGCGGAACTGGGAGATGCGTTCAGCGTACATGCGAAAAACCGCTTGATCAGCACCCTGGAGACCTTGGCTTCCAGATTCGAAGCCAGGGTTCAGAGTTAA
- a CDS encoding septum formation initiator family protein, translating into MRGRIVLIALLLFINLFLLIRLIWSDQGIFAYLELKNRYDVLQQKIDGVDGKSLDLSQEIRKLKSDKGYQEKIVRERMNFVKKDELLYIFPEENTNPRGEGVDEQEN; encoded by the coding sequence ATGCGTGGTAGAATAGTACTTATAGCGCTGCTCCTTTTCATCAACCTTTTCCTGCTGATCCGGTTGATATGGAGCGACCAGGGGATTTTTGCCTATCTGGAGCTCAAGAACAGGTATGATGTCCTACAGCAGAAAATCGATGGAGTGGACGGGAAGAGCCTGGATTTGAGTCAGGAAATTCGAAAACTCAAATCGGACAAGGGTTACCAGGAGAAAATTGTTCGAGAACGAATGAATTTTGTGAAGAAAGACGAACTCTTATATATATTTCCTGAAGAAAATACCAACCCCCGCGGAGAAGGAGTCGATGAACAAGAAAATTGA
- the pgsA gene encoding CDP-diacylglycerol--glycerol-3-phosphate 3-phosphatidyltransferase, giving the protein MNKNVFNLPNCLTMARILAAPIIVFFLYLEMWFQFRMGSYCAFGLYFLACITDYFDGKIAREQNAITNLGKFLDPLADKLLIGSALIMLVRLGQGWGAPAWVVIIIICRELAVTGMRAIAAEMGEVVAADNLGKAKTLIQSLAVGFLIFHYPLFGWDPRPLGQGLLYVALILTVISGGNYLYNFYKKWISVSDES; this is encoded by the coding sequence ATGAACAAGAACGTTTTCAATCTGCCCAACTGCCTGACCATGGCTCGGATTCTGGCGGCACCCATTATCGTCTTTTTCCTCTATCTCGAAATGTGGTTCCAGTTCCGTATGGGCTCTTATTGTGCCTTTGGTTTGTATTTTCTTGCCTGCATCACGGACTATTTCGACGGCAAGATCGCACGTGAGCAAAATGCCATCACCAATTTGGGAAAATTCCTTGATCCGCTTGCAGACAAACTGCTCATAGGGTCGGCGCTGATCATGCTGGTCAGACTCGGACAGGGGTGGGGCGCTCCTGCATGGGTCGTAATCATCATCATCTGTCGTGAATTGGCCGTCACCGGTATGCGTGCCATTGCGGCAGAGATGGGAGAGGTCGTGGCCGCTGACAATCTGGGTAAGGCCAAAACCCTGATACAGTCATTAGCCGTGGGCTTTTTGATCTTTCACTATCCCTTGTTTGGATGGGATCCTCGTCCATTGGGGCAGGGGCTATTATACGTCGCCTTGATACTGACAGTTATTTCCGGCGGGAACTATTTGTATAACTTCTACAAAAAGTGGATTAGTGTTTCCGACGAAAGCTAG
- a CDS encoding Mrp/NBP35 family ATP-binding protein, which produces MTQCSSGSCGGSGNPSAKMQIQDALIKSTLEKIKYKLFIMSGKGGVGKSSVSVNVAAALAARGFKVGLLDVDIHGPSVPTLLGISGNMDVDRGSLMIPMEYNENLHVVSMESLLKDPDQAVLWRGPMKTSAIRQFVSDVQWGDLDFLVVDSPPGTGDEPMTVLKTVPDALAVVVTTPQEVSLSDVRKSINFLQYAQANILGVVENMSGLVCPHCHQSIDLFKKGGGKMLAEKYGLDFLGAIPLDPATVVAGDLGVPVVLLEADSSSKRAFIELADVIAEAAQKSLEAASTSQT; this is translated from the coding sequence ATGACTCAGTGCAGTTCCGGTTCCTGTGGTGGTTCGGGCAATCCAAGTGCCAAAATGCAAATCCAGGATGCGTTGATCAAATCCACCCTGGAGAAGATCAAATACAAACTGTTCATCATGAGCGGCAAGGGCGGGGTAGGCAAGAGCTCGGTTTCCGTCAATGTTGCTGCGGCCTTGGCGGCACGAGGTTTCAAGGTAGGCCTCCTGGATGTGGATATTCACGGTCCCAGTGTGCCGACACTGCTCGGCATTTCCGGCAACATGGATGTTGACCGGGGGTCCCTGATGATTCCCATGGAATATAACGAGAATCTTCATGTGGTCTCCATGGAGTCCCTGCTCAAGGATCCTGATCAGGCCGTGCTGTGGCGTGGCCCGATGAAGACTTCCGCCATTCGCCAATTCGTCTCCGACGTACAATGGGGCGATTTGGACTTTCTGGTTGTTGATTCCCCTCCCGGCACCGGCGACGAGCCCATGACCGTGCTCAAGACAGTGCCCGATGCCTTGGCGGTGGTGGTGACCACACCCCAGGAAGTTTCCTTGTCGGATGTGAGAAAATCCATCAACTTCCTTCAATACGCCCAGGCAAACATCCTCGGTGTGGTGGAAAACATGAGTGGGCTCGTTTGTCCTCACTGCCATCAATCCATTGATCTGTTCAAAAAGGGCGGCGGCAAGATGCTGGCCGAAAAATACGGCCTTGATTTTCTTGGTGCCATTCCGCTGGACCCGGCTACGGTCGTGGCTGGTGATCTCGGCGTTCCCGTGGTTTTGCTTGAGGCAGACTCCAGTTCCAAGCGTGCGTTCATAGAACTTGCGGATGTTATCGCTGAAGCCGCCCAAAAGAGTCTTGAGGCAGCCTCCACAAGTCAGACATAA
- a CDS encoding DUF368 domain-containing protein codes for MSMKDAFMASPGPRNPREAALLWLKGVCMGGADIIPGVSGGTIAFITGIYGQLVDAIRSFDMIMIRRLLKLNFAGALAEVHVRFLLCLLLGILTAIVTMASVMNYMLNTHPVEIWSLFFGLILASIFVVGKEIGSLNAINAGWVFLGAAGSYLLVGMIPVSTPETLPFLFLCGSIAICAMILPGISGAFLLLMLGKYEYVTRTLKNPFLWDNFVVIAVFSTGAIVGIVLFSRVLHFLLHRWHAATVSVLTGFMVGALRKVWPWKEVLETSVIRGKIHVLREQNILPDQFGMEVVMATALVVAGAFIVLGLERLSRGRGV; via the coding sequence ATGAGCATGAAAGACGCCTTCATGGCGAGTCCGGGACCCCGCAATCCAAGAGAGGCGGCCCTGCTTTGGCTCAAGGGGGTGTGCATGGGCGGGGCCGACATCATCCCCGGTGTTTCCGGCGGCACCATCGCCTTCATTACCGGCATTTATGGCCAATTGGTGGATGCCATCCGTTCTTTTGACATGATCATGATCCGTCGGCTGTTGAAGTTGAATTTTGCCGGGGCATTGGCCGAGGTGCATGTACGGTTTCTTCTCTGCCTGCTTCTGGGCATCCTGACGGCCATTGTTACCATGGCAAGCGTCATGAATTACATGCTCAACACGCATCCCGTGGAGATATGGTCCCTTTTTTTCGGCTTGATCCTGGCCTCGATTTTCGTGGTCGGCAAGGAGATCGGTTCGCTTAATGCCATCAATGCAGGATGGGTTTTTCTCGGGGCCGCGGGCAGTTATTTATTGGTGGGCATGATTCCGGTGTCCACGCCAGAGACCTTGCCGTTTCTCTTTTTGTGCGGCTCCATTGCCATCTGCGCCATGATCCTGCCTGGCATCAGCGGTGCGTTTTTGCTGCTGATGCTCGGGAAATACGAATATGTGACGCGGACCCTCAAGAATCCGTTCCTGTGGGATAACTTTGTGGTCATCGCGGTTTTTTCGACGGGAGCAATTGTCGGGATCGTATTGTTTTCACGTGTGTTGCATTTTTTGTTACACAGGTGGCATGCGGCCACGGTGAGTGTGTTGACCGGATTCATGGTCGGAGCCTTGCGCAAGGTCTGGCCCTGGAAAGAAGTCTTGGAAACATCGGTCATTCGTGGAAAGATACATGTCCTGCGAGAGCAGAACATTCTGCCGGATCAATTCGGTATGGAAGTCGTCATGGCCACAGCTCTTGTTGTGGCGGGCGCATTCATTGTTTTGGGATTGGAGCGGCTTTCACGCGGCCGCGGAGTGTAA
- a CDS encoding protein-L-isoaspartate(D-aspartate) O-methyltransferase, which produces MVDPVRLRERMVREQIQGRGVTDKRVLEAMLSLPRHLFVEEALAYKAYSDSPLPIGEGQTISQPYIVALMSELLQIEPGMKVLEIGTGSGYQAAVLAHMGADVYTVERIKKLFYSARKRFMDMRMFSVKLKLDDGTMGWLDEAPFDRIIVTAGGPEIPEPLVDQLAHAGRMLIPLGESKRNQTLVLIEKQNGEITRTNKGSVSFVDLVGNHGW; this is translated from the coding sequence ATGGTTGACCCGGTAAGGCTCAGGGAGCGCATGGTGCGCGAGCAGATTCAGGGGCGCGGCGTGACGGACAAACGCGTCCTGGAAGCCATGCTGTCGCTGCCCCGTCATCTCTTCGTGGAAGAGGCCTTGGCCTACAAGGCGTACTCAGACAGCCCCCTGCCCATTGGGGAAGGACAGACCATCTCCCAACCTTACATCGTGGCGCTGATGTCCGAACTGCTGCAAATCGAACCCGGCATGAAGGTGCTCGAGATCGGTACCGGTTCGGGATACCAGGCGGCGGTTTTGGCCCATATGGGGGCCGACGTCTATACGGTGGAACGGATTAAAAAACTTTTTTACAGTGCACGGAAACGGTTTATGGATATGCGCATGTTTTCCGTGAAGCTCAAGCTGGACGACGGCACCATGGGCTGGCTGGATGAAGCTCCCTTTGACCGTATAATCGTCACGGCGGGCGGTCCCGAGATTCCTGAACCTCTGGTGGACCAGTTGGCCCATGCCGGGCGTATGCTCATTCCCTTGGGCGAATCCAAACGGAATCAGACCCTGGTGCTCATTGAGAAGCAAAATGGCGAAATAACCCGGACCAACAAGGGAAGCGTGTCCTTCGTGGATCTGGTAGGCAACCACGGTTGGTAG
- a CDS encoding CBS domain-containing protein: MLKVKDLMTSPVFSLKENDSLHHARELMNLQRIRHIPIVTVDNIFTGLVTHRDILSATISKLAGLDPETQKEIDFGIPIHEIMRTDITSVAPDTSLKDAAQLLLNHKYGCLPVVKNGELTGIITEADFLRLTIDFIDGLDTKE; encoded by the coding sequence ATGCTGAAGGTCAAAGACCTCATGACGTCACCGGTTTTTTCGCTCAAGGAAAACGATTCCTTGCACCACGCCAGAGAGCTCATGAATCTCCAGCGCATTCGCCATATACCCATTGTCACTGTGGATAACATCTTCACAGGTCTGGTCACCCACCGCGACATTCTTTCCGCCACCATCTCCAAACTGGCAGGACTCGATCCTGAAACGCAAAAGGAAATCGATTTCGGCATTCCCATCCATGAGATCATGCGGACCGACATAACCTCAGTCGCCCCGGACACCTCCCTCAAGGACGCCGCCCAGCTCCTCCTCAACCACAAGTACGGCTGTCTGCCCGTGGTAAAGAACGGCGAATTGACCGGGATAATCACCGAGGCCGATTTCCTTCGTTTGACCATCGACTTCATTGACGGGCTCGACACCAAGGAATAA
- a CDS encoding M23 family metallopeptidase yields the protein MNKDTTGLTKKKSSKGLPIGLFSIIIILALCAGLFMLFKDTTPPIITITPEVALVGKEIPVVVRSEDPGSGLKLLEITAVQGDTRTPLAVKTYPGGIMQAEETILLSKGLIKEGEFTIEVTAQDASIYPFGAAGVSTASKSYNLDMTPPRIFVQSHTNNLNQGGAGLMVYALSEEASETGIRVGERFFPAYLQPGNSGKFLYYCMFTHPWDTNVNDFKPFITAMDGAGNSAKQSFNYHTNGRSFRHDQINLSDNFMEQTIPEFQGLVPNEGTPLDQYLYINNELRKQNRAKLVELSRLTSPTMLWTGTFARLPNAANRARFADARDYMYKGKKVDFQTHLGLDLASLKHAPVPAGNDGRIVYADFLGIYGNVVVIDHGLGLQSLYAHLSSIAVALDDMVAKGQTIGNTGTTGLAGGDHLHYGITVAGIPTQPIEWWDSSWITNNITSKME from the coding sequence ATGAATAAAGACACCACAGGACTGACCAAGAAAAAAAGCAGCAAGGGACTGCCCATCGGGCTCTTCTCCATAATCATCATCCTGGCCCTTTGCGCGGGCCTTTTCATGCTTTTCAAAGACACCACCCCCCCGATCATAACCATAACCCCCGAAGTCGCACTGGTGGGCAAGGAGATCCCGGTAGTGGTCCGGTCGGAAGATCCCGGCAGCGGACTCAAGCTCCTGGAAATCACCGCAGTGCAGGGAGACACGCGCACCCCCCTGGCCGTCAAGACCTATCCCGGTGGCATCATGCAGGCAGAGGAGACCATTCTCCTGAGCAAGGGCCTTATCAAGGAAGGCGAATTCACCATCGAAGTCACGGCGCAAGACGCGTCCATCTACCCCTTTGGTGCCGCCGGCGTGTCCACCGCCTCCAAATCATACAACCTGGACATGACGCCACCCCGCATCTTTGTCCAATCCCATACAAACAACCTGAATCAGGGCGGGGCCGGATTGATGGTCTATGCCCTGAGCGAAGAGGCCTCGGAAACCGGTATCAGAGTCGGCGAACGATTCTTCCCGGCCTATCTCCAGCCCGGAAATTCCGGGAAATTCCTCTACTACTGCATGTTCACCCACCCGTGGGATACCAATGTCAATGATTTCAAGCCATTCATCACCGCCATGGATGGAGCCGGAAACAGTGCCAAGCAGTCCTTCAACTACCACACCAACGGACGCAGTTTCCGGCATGACCAAATCAACCTCTCCGACAACTTCATGGAACAGACCATCCCGGAATTCCAAGGGCTGGTCCCCAATGAAGGGACACCACTCGACCAGTATCTTTACATCAACAATGAACTGCGTAAGCAGAACCGGGCCAAACTCGTGGAACTCAGCCGCCTGACCAGTCCGACCATGCTCTGGACCGGCACGTTTGCGCGACTGCCCAATGCTGCCAACCGCGCCCGCTTCGCCGATGCCCGCGACTACATGTACAAGGGCAAGAAAGTCGATTTCCAGACCCACCTTGGACTGGATCTCGCCAGCCTCAAACACGCCCCTGTGCCTGCTGGAAATGACGGTCGTATCGTATACGCCGACTTTCTGGGAATCTACGGCAATGTCGTTGTCATCGACCATGGCCTGGGGCTCCAGTCTCTCTACGCCCACCTGAGTTCCATCGCGGTTGCCTTGGACGACATGGTCGCCAAGGGTCAAACCATCGGCAACACCGGCACCACCGGACTGGCCGGAGGCGATCATCTCCATTATGGGATCACGGTAGCCGGCATCCCCACGCAACCCATTGAATGGTGGGACAGCAGTTGGATAACCAACAACATCACTTCCAAGATGGAATAA